From the Brassica napus cultivar Da-Ae chromosome A8, Da-Ae, whole genome shotgun sequence genome, one window contains:
- the LOC125576949 gene encoding LOW QUALITY PROTEIN: uncharacterized protein LOC125576949 (The sequence of the model RefSeq protein was modified relative to this genomic sequence to represent the inferred CDS: inserted 2 bases in 1 codon; deleted 1 base in 1 codon; substituted 4 bases at 4 genomic stop codons), protein MESSWLHLSSLWNNSIGTKSPWKKKYLILPXDTKDALLIQQESQHSPSCIHIPRQIPRNKLVKLLPSYELXNXEKIHESSMPIKTVDSSILKRKDRTVEIAFKQLDDEKPRPSAFCSEINTISPCDECLEIREYLTDVRIKXIDWDGKPVYAFSDLTGHKFFDVCDCDQCQIDSDEEETAKRKSSRSKSSQQKLKERYESRDPESTYLENLVEXVLHTMYCIQLIHLNKMKYMIAICLAPRYLKNQHFATCV, encoded by the exons ATGGAGAGCTCATGGCTACACCTATCTTCACTATGGAACAATTCGATTGGCACTAAATCTCCATGGAAGAAAAAGT ACTTAATTCTCCCATGAGATACAAAAGATGCACTCCTCATTCAACAAGAATCTCAACACAGTCCATCATGCATCCATATACCCAGACAGATTCCTAGAAACAAGCTTGTCAAGCTACTTCCGAGTTATGAGTT CAATTAAGAGAAGATCCACGAAAGCAGTATGCCAATCAAAACAGTGGACTCTTCCATTCTTAAGAGAAAAGACAGAACCGTTGAAATAGCTTTCAAACAGCTAGACGACGAAAAACCTCGTCCTTCGGCTTTTTGCAGTGAGATTAATACGATCTCCCCATGTGACGAATGTCTGGAAATAAGAGAATATTTAACTGACGTCCGAATCAAATGAATTGATTGGGACGGAAAACCAGTATATGCATTCTCTGATTTAACGGGCCATAAGTTCTTTGATGTATGTGATTGCGACCAATGCCAAATAGAttcagatgaagaagaaactGCAAAACGGAAGAGCAGTAGAAGTAAATCGTCCCAGCAAAAGCTTAAAGAGCGTTATGAATCAAGAGATCCAGAA TCAACATATTTGGAGAATCTAGTGGAATGAGTTTTGCATACTATGTATTGTATCCAGCTCATACACCTGAACAAAATGAAGTACATGATTGCTATATGTTTAGCCCCTCGTTATCTCAAGAACCAACATTTTGCCACATGTGTTTGA
- the LOC106359827 gene encoding NAC domain-containing protein 21/22-like translates to MGLKDIGSTLPPGFRFHPSDEELVCHYLCNKIRAKSLHCNVEDDDVDEALQDATDLVEIDLHICEPWQLPDVAKLNAKEWYFFSFRDRKYCTGYRTNRATVSGYWKATGKDRTVIDPRTRQLVGMRKTLVFYRNRAPHGIKTTWIMHEFRLECPNMLPKEDWVLCRVFNKGRDLSLQDNNNDHLTRRFAVNGAPDLNYAPNYNNQLHPLLSSSPSTTIDPLHHLDQWGQLMKQPSRTTDHPYHHHCKHQTIACGWEQMMGSMSSSSTHGHDHESLLNLLYADNNNNINVTDDQYIQNYEKILFPSDSTSLDHDKICMGTSSDGGMVSNPRMECGGLSFETDNPLSFH, encoded by the exons ATGGGTTTGAAAGATATTGGGTCCACATTGCCACCGGGATTTCGGTTTCACCCAAGCGATGAAGAGTTGGTTTGTCATTATCTCTGCAACAAGATTAGGGCAAAATCTCTCCACTGTAATGTTGAGGATGACGACGTTGATGAAGCCTTGCAGGATGCTACTGATCTTGTGGAGATTGACTTGCATATTTGTGAGCCGTGGCAGCTCCCTG ATGTGGCAAAGCTGAACGCCAAAGAATGGTACTTCTTCAGTTTTCGCGATCGAAAATATTGCACTGGTTATCGTACAAACAGAGCAACAGTAAGTGGATACTGGAAAGCAACAGGCAAAGATCGAACTGTAATTGATCCACGAACAAGGCAATTGGTAGGGATGAGGAAAACACTGGTGTTCTACAGAAATAGAGCACCGCATGGGATCAAAACTACTTGGATCATGCACGAGTTCCGTCTTGAGTGTCCTAACATGCTACCCAAG GAAGACTGGGTCTTGTGCAGAGTGTTCAACAAAGGCAGAGACTTATCGCTACAAGACAATAACAATGATCACCTGACGCGAAGGTTTGCGGTTAATGGCGCTCCGGATCTTAATTACGCTCCTAATTACAACAATCAGTTGCACCCTTTACTATCATCCTCTCCTTCAACCACCATCGACCCTCTACATCATCTTGATCAGTGGGGGCAGCTAATGAAGCAGCCTTCAAGGACTACTGACCATCCCTATCATCACCATTGTAAACATCAAACCATAGCATGTGGCTGGGAGCAGATGATGGGTTCGATGTCATCATCGTCGACACATGGCCATGATCACGAGTCCTTGCTAAATTTGCTTTACGCCGACAATAACAACAATATCAACGTCACTGATGATCAGTACATTCAGAACTACGAGAAGATATTGTTCCCATCAGACTCAACTAGTTTGGATCATGATAAGATATGTATGGGGACATCATCCGATGGTGGTATGGTCTCTAATCCTCGCATGGAATGTGGCGGCTTAAGTTTTGAGACTGACAACCCCCTCTCTTTCCATTGA
- the LOC106361195 gene encoding cruciferin PGCRURSE5-like isoform X2, with protein sequence MIKLDHLLVAMFGVLLVLNGCLARQSLGVPPQLRNECNLDNLDVLQATETIKSEAGQIEYWDHNHPQIRCAGVSVSRLVIEQGGLYLPTFFSSPKISYVVQGMGISGRVIPGCAETFMDSQPMQGQQGQGQQGQQGQEGQQGQQGQQQQQGQQGFRDMHQKVEHVRHGDVIAITPGSAHWIYNTGDQPLVIISLLDIANYQNQLDRNPRVFRLAGSNPQGGFGGPQQQQPQQNMLNGFDPQVLAQALKIDVRLAEELQNKQDNRGNIVRVRGPFQVARPPLRQSYESEKWRHPRGPPQSPQDNGLEETICSMRTHENIDDPARADVYKPNLGRVTSVNSLTLPILQFVRLSATRGIIQGNAMVLPKYNMNANEILYCTRGQARIQVVNDNGQNVLDQQVQKGQLVVIPQGFAYVVQSQNNFEWISFKTNANAMISTLAGRTSALRALPLEVLTNAYQISLEEARRIKFNTLETTLTHARSGQQQLIDQIVEA encoded by the exons ATGATTAAGCTTGATCATCTCCTCGTCGCAATGTTCGGGGTTCTCCTCGTCCTTAATGGCTGTCTCGCGAGGCAGTCTCTAGGGGTTCCTCCTCAGCTGCGAAACGAGTGTAACCTCGATAACTTAGACGTTCTCCAAGCCACCGAAACTATCAAGAGTGAGGCTGGTCAAATCGAATACTGGGATCACAACCACCCTCAAATCCGATGTGCTGGTGTCTCTGTCTCTCGTCTTGTAATCGAGCAAGGCGGTCTTTACCTTCCTACCTTTTTTAGCTCCCCAAAAATTTCCTACGTCGTTCAAG gaATGGGTATTAGCGGAAGAGTGATCCCTGGATGTGCCGAGACCTTCATGGACTCGCAGCCTATGCAAGG acaacaaggaCAGGGACAGCAAGGGCAACAGGGACAGGAAGGGCAACAGGGACAGCAAGGGCAACAGCAGCAGCAAGGACAGCAAGGGTTCCGTGACATGCACCAGAAGGTGGAACATGTCCGACATGGAGACGTCATTGCCATCACTCCAGGCTCTGCCCATTGGATCTACAACACCGGAGACCAGCCACTTGTTATCATCTCCCTTCTCGACATTGCCAACTACCAAAACCAACTTGACCGCAACCCAAGA GTATTCCGTTTGGCCGGAAGCAATCCACAAGGCGGTTTTGGTGGTCCTCAGCAACAACAACCGCAACAGAACATGTTGAACGGGTTCGACCCTCAGGTCCTAGCTCAAGCACTGAAGATCGACGTTAGGTTGGCTGAGGAGCTTCAGAACAAACAAGACAACAGAGGAAACATTGTTCGTGTTAGGGGACCTTTCCAGGTTGCTAGGCCACCTCTAAGACAGTCCTACGAGAGCGAGAAGTGGAGACACCCACGTGGCCCACCACAAAGCCCACAAGACAACGGCTTGGAGGAGACTATCTGCAGCATGAGGACACACGAGAACATTGACGACCCAGCTCGTGCTGACGTGTACAAGCCCAACCTCGGTCGTGTGACCAGCGTTAACAGCTTGACCTTGCCCATCTTGCAGTTTGTCAGACTCAGTGCCACCCGTGGCATTATCCAGGGT AATGCAATGGTGCTTCCGAAATACAACATGAACGCGAACGAGATCTTGTACTGCACTAGAGGACAAGCAAGGATCCAAGTGGTGAACGACAACGGACAGAACGTGTTGGACCAACAGGTTCAAAAGGGACAGCTCGTGGTTATCCCACAAGGATTCGCATACGTTGTCCAGTCTCAAAACAATTTCGAATGGATTTCTTTCAAGACAAACGCTAACGCGATGATCAGCACTTTGGCTGGTCGAACATCAGCTCTGAGGGCATTGCCACTAGAGGTACTAACCAATGCTTACCAGATATCTCTCGAGGAAGCTAGAAGGATCAAATTCAACACGCTCGAGACCACCTTGACTCATGCGCGCAGTGGGCAACAACAGTTGATCGATCAGATAGTCGAGGCttaa
- the LOC106361195 gene encoding cruciferin CRU1-like isoform X1, producing MIKLDHLLVAMFGVLLVLNGCLARQSLGVPPQLRNECNLDNLDVLQATETIKSEAGQIEYWDHNHPQIRCAGVSVSRLVIEQGGLYLPTFFSSPKISYVVQGMGISGRVIPGCAETFMDSQPMQGQQQGQGQQGQQGQEGQQGQQGQQQQQGQQGFRDMHQKVEHVRHGDVIAITPGSAHWIYNTGDQPLVIISLLDIANYQNQLDRNPRVFRLAGSNPQGGFGGPQQQQPQQNMLNGFDPQVLAQALKIDVRLAEELQNKQDNRGNIVRVRGPFQVARPPLRQSYESEKWRHPRGPPQSPQDNGLEETICSMRTHENIDDPARADVYKPNLGRVTSVNSLTLPILQFVRLSATRGIIQGNAMVLPKYNMNANEILYCTRGQARIQVVNDNGQNVLDQQVQKGQLVVIPQGFAYVVQSQNNFEWISFKTNANAMISTLAGRTSALRALPLEVLTNAYQISLEEARRIKFNTLETTLTHARSGQQQLIDQIVEA from the exons ATGATTAAGCTTGATCATCTCCTCGTCGCAATGTTCGGGGTTCTCCTCGTCCTTAATGGCTGTCTCGCGAGGCAGTCTCTAGGGGTTCCTCCTCAGCTGCGAAACGAGTGTAACCTCGATAACTTAGACGTTCTCCAAGCCACCGAAACTATCAAGAGTGAGGCTGGTCAAATCGAATACTGGGATCACAACCACCCTCAAATCCGATGTGCTGGTGTCTCTGTCTCTCGTCTTGTAATCGAGCAAGGCGGTCTTTACCTTCCTACCTTTTTTAGCTCCCCAAAAATTTCCTACGTCGTTCAAG gaATGGGTATTAGCGGAAGAGTGATCCCTGGATGTGCCGAGACCTTCATGGACTCGCAGCCTATGCAAGG acaacaacaaggaCAGGGACAGCAAGGGCAACAGGGACAGGAAGGGCAACAGGGACAGCAAGGGCAACAGCAGCAGCAAGGACAGCAAGGGTTCCGTGACATGCACCAGAAGGTGGAACATGTCCGACATGGAGACGTCATTGCCATCACTCCAGGCTCTGCCCATTGGATCTACAACACCGGAGACCAGCCACTTGTTATCATCTCCCTTCTCGACATTGCCAACTACCAAAACCAACTTGACCGCAACCCAAGA GTATTCCGTTTGGCCGGAAGCAATCCACAAGGCGGTTTTGGTGGTCCTCAGCAACAACAACCGCAACAGAACATGTTGAACGGGTTCGACCCTCAGGTCCTAGCTCAAGCACTGAAGATCGACGTTAGGTTGGCTGAGGAGCTTCAGAACAAACAAGACAACAGAGGAAACATTGTTCGTGTTAGGGGACCTTTCCAGGTTGCTAGGCCACCTCTAAGACAGTCCTACGAGAGCGAGAAGTGGAGACACCCACGTGGCCCACCACAAAGCCCACAAGACAACGGCTTGGAGGAGACTATCTGCAGCATGAGGACACACGAGAACATTGACGACCCAGCTCGTGCTGACGTGTACAAGCCCAACCTCGGTCGTGTGACCAGCGTTAACAGCTTGACCTTGCCCATCTTGCAGTTTGTCAGACTCAGTGCCACCCGTGGCATTATCCAGGGT AATGCAATGGTGCTTCCGAAATACAACATGAACGCGAACGAGATCTTGTACTGCACTAGAGGACAAGCAAGGATCCAAGTGGTGAACGACAACGGACAGAACGTGTTGGACCAACAGGTTCAAAAGGGACAGCTCGTGGTTATCCCACAAGGATTCGCATACGTTGTCCAGTCTCAAAACAATTTCGAATGGATTTCTTTCAAGACAAACGCTAACGCGATGATCAGCACTTTGGCTGGTCGAACATCAGCTCTGAGGGCATTGCCACTAGAGGTACTAACCAATGCTTACCAGATATCTCTCGAGGAAGCTAGAAGGATCAAATTCAACACGCTCGAGACCACCTTGACTCATGCGCGCAGTGGGCAACAACAGTTGATCGATCAGATAGTCGAGGCttaa
- the LOC106414427 gene encoding dnaJ homolog subfamily B member 13-like has protein sequence MFGDDMYGSFGEGGGGGSMHHHHHGAARKVAPIENKLPCSLEDLYKGTTKKMKISREIVDVSGKVMQTEEILTIGVKPGWKKCTKITFPEKGNEHPGVIPADLVFIIDEKPHPVFTREGNDLIVTQKVSLADALTGYTVNLTTLDGRMRTIPVTNVIHPEYGEVVPKEGMPLQKDQTKKGNLILKFNIKFPARLSAEQKAGFKKLLG, from the exons ATGTTTGGGGATGATATGTATGGTTCGTTTGGTgaaggaggtggtggtggatcTATGCATCATCACCATCATGGTGCAGCTAGGAAAGTGGCTCCAATTGAGAACAAGCTGCCTTGTAGCCTTGAAGATCTTTACAAAGGAACcaccaagaagatgaagatctCCAGAGAGATTGTAGATGTCAGCGG cAAAGTAATGCAAACAGAAGAGATTCTAACCATTGGAGTGAAACCAGGATGGAAGAAATGCACAAAGATCACATTCCCTGAGAAAGGCAACGAGCATCCGGGAGTGATTCCAGCGGATCTTGTCTTCATCATCGACGAGAAACCCCATCCGGTGTTCACACGCGAGGGAAACGACCTGATTGTCACACAGAAGGTTTCATTAGCTGATGCACTGACAGGGTACACAGTAAACCTAACGACTCTTGATGGTCGGATGCGTACAATCCCAGTCACAAACGTGATCCATCCAGAGTATGGAGAGGTGGTGCCTAAAGAGGGGATGCCACTTCAGAAAGATCAGACGAAGAAAGGGAACTTGATCCTCAAGTTCAACATCAAGTTCCCAGCGAGATTATCTGCAGAACAGAAGGCTGGGTTTAAGAAGCTTCTTGGGTGA